A single genomic interval of Camelina sativa cultivar DH55 chromosome 11, Cs, whole genome shotgun sequence harbors:
- the LOC104722728 gene encoding uncharacterized protein LOC104722728, which translates to MASISSSNHHLPVSKRRLKPLILRDYLLEDLSSCSSNGFKSFPRILNAEVKRSRTFHHSPRLTCGLAFSHAVHKASTALLTAVKLLPFPSSPSRKRDNKKVLFSRSFWRIKRSRRELNVDGGTKQETEDREKEIKRWRIFADFLQESQDQMSDHVFPTDSFSGEATLSNDAVGGSLSFSSENSEVVTHSSSGEVVVIMSGDCVGSHVSDGSSSLHDNTEECVNEEKEQHSPISILECPFEDDAISPPSHHKERDEKTKNERKSRRFESLVRLEPVDLQKRIEQYVGRQDYNSDHIIKTEEDQSETRANRLLALVKSRTIEEQNHLLASHVVYNVMVDFFKEKGNNETRDEDKLVDIVEEWVTKRQEEEYNMFTSWGVRENREIYVKEMKWGCINENGREYVVEELGTGFVSSLIDELILDLSL; encoded by the exons ATGGCATCGATCAGTTCCTCCAATCATCACCTTCCGGTGAGCAAAAGACGGTTAAAGCCATTGATATTACGAGATTACCTCCTCGAAGATCTCAGCTCATGCTCATCCAACGGCTTCAAATCATTCCCTCGCATCCTCAACGCTGAGGTCAAACGTTCAAGAACCTTCCACCACAGTCCTCGTCTTACCTGCGGGTTAGCGTTTAGTCACGCCGTTCATAAAGCTTCGACGGCGTTACTCACCGCCGTTAAACTCTTGCCGTTCCCTTCCTCTCCGTCTCGGAAGAGAGATAACAAGAAAGTGCTTTTCTCAAGAAGCTTCTGGAGGATCAAACGTTCACGACGTGAGCTCAACGTCGACGGAGGGACCAAACAAGAAACGGAGGATCGTGAAAAGGAGATCAAACGGTGGAGAATATTCGCTGATTTTCTCCAAGAGAGTCAAGATCAAATGTCCGATCACGTTTTCCCGACGGATTCGTTTTCCGGTGAAGCGACATTGTCAAACGACGCCGTCGGTGGCTCGTTAAGTTTTAGTAGCGAGAACTCGGAGGTCGTGACTCACTCATCATCAGGCGAAGTAGTAGTTATTATGAGTGGGGATTGTGTAGGGTCACATGTCAGTGACGGATCGTCGTCTCTCCACGACAACACAGAG GAATGCGTGaacgaagaaaaagaacaacacAGTCCAATATCGATCTTAGAATGCCCATTTGAAGATGATGCTATCTCTCCTCCTTCGCATCACAAGG aaagagatgagaagacGAAAAACGAGAGAAAAAGCAGAAGATTTGAGAGTTTGGTACGACTTGAGCCTGTGGATTTACAGAAACGCATAGAGCAATACGTGGGAAGACAAGATTACAACTCTGATCACATTATTAAAACCGAAGAAGATCAATCCGAAACCCGAGCAAACCGTTTGCTTGCTCTAGTGAAGTCTAGAACAATCGAGGAACAGAACCATTTACTGGCATCTCATGTAGTATACAATGTGATGGTAgattttttcaaagaaaaagggAATAATGAGACAAGAGACGAGGACAAGTTGGTGGATATAGTTGAAGAATGGGTGACGaagagacaagaagaagaatataatatgtttacgAGTTGGGGAGtgagagagaatagagagatCTATGTAAAGGAAATGAAATGGGGTTGTATCAATGAAAATGGGAGAGAGTACGTGGTTGAAGAGCTGGGGACTGGTTTCGTCAGTTCCTTGATTGACGAACTTATTCTTGATCTATCGttgtaa